The Alkalihalophilus pseudofirmus nucleotide sequence ATATCGCAGAACGCACGGGCGGCGATATTTATCTAGGGGTCGTAGGTGCGGTTCGGACAGGGAAATCGACATTCATTAAGAAATTTATGGAGCTTGTCGTACTCCCGAATATCGAAAATGAATCAGAAAAGGCTCGTGCTCAAGATGAACTGCCGCAAAGTGCAGCGGGTAAAACAATCATGACGACAGAGCCGAAATTTGTACCTAACCAAGCAATTTCGATTCATGTAGATGAAGGGTTAGATGTTAATGTCCGCCTGGTGGACTGCGTTGGCTATGCTGTTCCTGGTGCTAAAGGATATGAGGACGAAAATGGTCCAAGGATGATCAATACTCCTTGGTATGAGGAGCCGATTCCATTTCAGGAAGCAGCTGAAATTGGAACAAGAAAAGTTATTCAAGAGCATTCTACTTTAGGAGTAGTGGTTACAACCGATGGTTCAATCGGGGAAATTCCTCGCTATGATTATATTGAATCAGAAACACGAGTCATTGAGGAATTAAAAGAAGTCGGAAAGCCATTTATTATGATTGTCAACAGTGTAAGACCGCATCATCCTGACACAGAAAATCTGCGTCGTCAGCTTTCAGAAGAACATGATATTCCAGTGCTTGCGATGAGTATTGAAAGCATGACAGATCATGACATTAACAATGTCTTAAGGGAAGTATTATTTGAATTCCCGGTACATGAAGTAAATGTTAATCTGCCGAGCTGGGTCATGGTATTAAAGGATGATCACTGGTTAAGACAAAGTTATGAAGAATCTGTTCAGGAAACAGTGAAAGATATTAGACGATTGCGGGATGTGGATCGTGTCGTCGGACAATTTACAGAATATGAATTTATTGATGATGCAAGGCTTGCAGGCATTGAGATGG carries:
- the spoIVA gene encoding stage IV sporulation protein A; the protein is MEKVDIFKDIAERTGGDIYLGVVGAVRTGKSTFIKKFMELVVLPNIENESEKARAQDELPQSAAGKTIMTTEPKFVPNQAISIHVDEGLDVNVRLVDCVGYAVPGAKGYEDENGPRMINTPWYEEPIPFQEAAEIGTRKVIQEHSTLGVVVTTDGSIGEIPRYDYIESETRVIEELKEVGKPFIMIVNSVRPHHPDTENLRRQLSEEHDIPVLAMSIESMTDHDINNVLREVLFEFPVHEVNVNLPSWVMVLKDDHWLRQSYEESVQETVKDIRRLRDVDRVVGQFTEYEFIDDARLAGIEMGHGIAEIDLYAPDDLYDQVLKEVVGVEIRGKDHLLQLMQDFAHAKAEYDQVAEALRMVKQTGYGIAAPALSDMSLDEPEIIRQGSRFGVRLKAVAPSIHMIKVDVESEFAPIIGTEKQSEELVRYLMQDFEENPLSIWNSDIFGRSLNSIVREGISAKLSLMPENARYKLKETLERIINEGSGGLIAIIL